TCTCTCTTCTCCCAATAAAACAGTTCCAAATAAATCAGTCCATGGGGTGCACTAGTCCCACATGATAGATTTAACTTGAAAAATGAATTTAAGATATTAGAAGAAATAAaggtaataaataaaaaaatctgaaaaagagAATTTGAGATGAATTAAAAAAAAGTGATTTTTCcaaggaagtaaaaaaaaaatctcaataaagaaaaataaatctaTTAGCTACATCTTATATAAGTTCGAGCATTATTCATGACTGTAATTTTAAAAGAAGAGATGCGTGACCCCTTAATACCACCTTTGCACTTAGGATAATGTCATAATCGGTGAGGTTAGAAATTATTCTTTGTAGTTAAttctaatctttatattttaaaaaattatattagtatctCTATagctataattataaaagtgaaacatttagatTCATTTATTCTaacaataatttttaatattttagttgatgACAAACGATGACACCATTTAGAATCGTGGGTGACTATTATGAATAAAGAGAGTGACGACGAGAGATAAGGATTACTTTGCATACGTCGATGCAATTACTAAACGATAAAAGGTTCATTGATGCAGATGCTGAGTGATGCCACTCGACAACTACATCAACATCGATATAACTACTTGGCAATTATGTTAATGTTGACGCAGATTTTGAGCAACGAAATGGCTGTTTGGCAATTGTGTTGGCAATTATGTTAATGTTGACGCAGATTTTGAGCAACGAAATGGTTGTTTGGCAATTGTGTTGATATTGATGTAGATGCAGAGTAGTCATCATCTATAGTCATCGTTCTCCTTATCCACTATCGACGTCAACCGTTATCACCAATtagaatgttaaaattaaatttttttatttttatatttttgttgataAAATCGTTATGATAAATTGATCTATATGTTTCAATTTCGTAACTACAACGTTGtcaatatgatttttttaaatataaaaaatagtatTCTTAACATAGTGAAGTACATTAGGTAAAAATAGTATTTGTGTTGACCCTTAGTAGTATCGTTTTTTGCCACTATCGACGCCACCCGTTATCACCAATTAGAATGTtaaaattaagtttttttatttttttatttttattgataaaatcgatGACGTTATGATAAATTGATCTATATGTTTCAATTTCGTAACTACAACGTTGTcaatatgattttttaaaatataaaaaatagtatTCTTAACATAGTGAAGTACATTAGGTAATAACATGTAATTAGCCGGTTCAAACCTATTTCCAAACCCCCCTACGTCGAGATTTCAGAGTTTGCAGGAAACAAATACATACACATATAGGTGAGTTCAATAGTAGTAATTTCAGTGTGTACAGTCAGCAGATGCATATATAGCCGGGGGAGTCCAATACTAGTAATGATCGGTTGGTGAAGGTTTTGAATGCCGGGAAGAGTTCTACATTTACTCCCCCACGCCATGGCCCTCGGCCAGACCACAAAGCGTCGCTGTTCCTTCTCCAACTCGGCAATGTTGTCTGCAGGCCAGTTTAGATGCCCTCGCAAGGTTCAACTTCATAGCTCGTagaactcttcttcttcctctgtcaTGGACGAGGTGGACGTGAGGTGCCTCGAATGCAGGAAATGGAAGCAGCACTACTACTGGAATCATTTTGAAGCCACAAAGAGGCGTTTCTTCAAGGTTCTGATTGCTGATTTCTCAAGAAAACTCGTAAGTAGCTCGTAAAACTTGTTCATTCGGCCATACCAGCAACAGTGTTGCGCATCTGACGATATGCGCATTGCACGCCATGTTTGCAGAGCATCCCCAGGAAGTTTGTGCTGCACTTCAAGGACTTACCGGAGGATGCAAAGCTGAAAGGGCCAAGCGGAAACCTATGGAACGTCAAGCTGAAGAGAAGCGGTGACGATGTTGCTTTCACGGGTGGGTGGAGTAAGTTCGCAGAAGACCATCTGCTGGAGCGAGGGGACTTCCTCGTCTTCAGATACATCGGCGATTCATGTTTCAAGGTGTTGGTCTTCGACAAGACTGCCTGCGAGAAGGAGCACTCGTACTTTATAGGAGAGAAGACAGCTGCAGAGGTTGGCGACGCATGCCTTTCACGGGGGAGCAAGCACAAGTCCGTAGAACCACCGTTGGAAGACGATCAGAAGTGCAGCGACGACGAGTCGGCCAATGCAGCAGCAGAGCATGCTTCGGACCGCAACCCCATCATGTCTGCAGGCAAGGAATGCTCGTTTAGGCGATCATTAATCAGACAACAGCCACGACGCTGGAGTTGTAGGAGGAGAACATCGGAATCTCCTGCAGAACATCACATGGATAACTCGAATCCTCAGTATGATATCTTAATTCCTGCGACATAAGATGTGCTTTTCTTGAAATGTTGCAGATGACGTGAAGCATGAGCACGAGAAAGGAAACGTAGAAGAGAACATGACAAAGATGAGATCAAGTTCATCGTCCATCAACCCTACCAGGAGACCTGCCACTGTGGAGGAGAAACAAAGAGCTCCGAGTCTCGCCCGTTCAATGAAAACAGCACATCCATCATTTATAGCAGAGCTGAGGCAAAGTAATGTCAGCCAAAGTTATGTTCTGGTGAGTTCATCGTTCCCACGCCATTGCTTCAAGCCATATGGAGAAACAATCAAGCTGTCGTTGCATGCAACTTATGCAGGTTATCCCACATGGATTTGCAGTACAAAACATGCCTGGATGCGATCAAAGCGTCCTCCTCCGTCTGCCCAGTGGTGGAACCTGGCAAGTCAACTATATTGTGCATTACAAGGCAACTAAGTTCGGCTCAGGATGGAGGCAGTTCGTAGTGGATAATGAACTGGAAAAGGATGATGTGTGTCTCTTTGAGATCATCAGAGCAAAGAACTACGACTTCGTCTTGGAGGTCAACATCTTTCGAGCAGTAACGCCGGCCATCGTGCTGCCGACCGAGCTCTCGACTGAAGGAAAGGGTAAGACAAAAGGCCGTGATCCGATCGAGGTGGTGGCACGTCGATAGCAGagatgttgctgctgctgctttgttGCTCTCTTTTGCTGCAGAAGGACATGTTATTAGGTGGTTTTATGTTACGGACTGAGCTTCTTGTGATGGAGAAGCTTTATATTGTGTGCTTTGCTCCCTTAGAATGAACCATGGCGAATCGTTGACCAATTCAACACGTCCCGACAAAAGGTTAAGGACCTGGTCAACACCCGAAAGGAATGGGGGTGGACCGGCGGCGAGGCGAAGGCTCCGTTCCGTCACCCTCGCTACGGCCTCGCGTGTTCCCCGCGACGTTCCCTCCGTTCTGCTCTGTCGTCCCTCGCCCGCTCCTCTCCCCCCCCCATCCCATTCTCCTCCTCCTATTTGTATATACACCCCGTCCTCCTGCTCCGACCTTTGCTCCTTCCCCTCCAGCCTTCCTTCCTCGTCTCTTCGCCGTATCTATCTTTCTTCCGTCCTTCGTCGACCACCTTTAATACCTGTCCATCAAcgtccttcctccccttcccgtCTGCCAAAACGTTGATGGGGGAGGGTGCAGGCAGCAGTCTTAGCAGTAGTCACGTCGCCACGTACGCCAACGTGCACCAGTCGTCAACGGACGATGACTTCCCGCGACAAAGCACCTCGTCGGCCACGGCCGGCTCCGGGTTCGACTCGGACTACACCGTAGCCACGAGCGGCGAGAGCTCACCCTTCATCTCGTCCCCCTGGCACCAGAGCGCCCCTTACCCGCCTTACGACCCTGCATCCGGCGAAGCTGACGCCGCGGCGCTTCCCTGCACCGGGCTCATAGGGTCGCTGGTGCGGGAAGAGGGCCACATTTACTCGCTGGCCGCCACCGGTGGCCTCCTCTACACGGGCTCCGACAGCAAGAACATCCGGGTGTGGAAGAACCAGAAGGACTTCGCCGGGTTCAAGTCCAGCAGCGGGCTCGTCAAGGCCATCGTCGTCGCGTCCGACCGCATCTTCACCGGGCACCAGGACGGCCGCATCCGGGCCTGGAGGGTGTCGCCGAAGGACGCCACCGTGCACAAGCGGATCGGGACCCTTCCCAGGCTCAAGGACGTCCTCCGGAGCTCTCTCAACCCCTCCAACTACGTCGAGGTCCGGCGCAACCGCAGTGCGCTGTGGATTCGCCACTCCGATGCCATCTCGTCCCTCAGCCTGAACGAGGACCAGGGGCTGCTCTACTCCGGATCCTGGGACAAGACCTTCAAGGTGTGGCGGATCTCCGACTCCAGATGCCTGGAGTCCGTCGTCGCCCACGACGACGCCGTCAACTCGGTAGTGGCGGCCTTCGGCGGGCTCGTCTTCACCGGCTCCGCCGACGGCACCGCCAAGGTGTGGCGTAGGGAGCTGCATGGGAAGGGCACCAAGCACACGCTCGTGCAGACGCTTCTCAAGCAGGAGATCGCCGTGACCACGCTGGCGGTCAGCCCGACGGCGTCCATCGTCTACTGCGGCTCCTCCGACGGGATCGTCAACTTCTGGGAGGGGGAGCAGCACCAGTCCCACGGCGGGACGCTGCAGGGCCACAAGATGTCGGTGCTCTGCCTCGCGGCGGCCGGGAACCTGCTGCTGAGTGGCTCCGCGGACAAGAGCATCTGCGTGTGGAGGCGCGAGGGCGCGGTGCACACCTGCCTCTCGGTGCTCAGCGGCCACTCCGGCCCCGTCAAGTGCCTCGCCATAGAGACGGACGACGCCGGCGAGGACGGTGGCAGCTCCGTCGCGAGGTGGATCGTCTACAGCGGCAGCCTGGACAAGTCGGTGAAGGTGTGGCGGGTGTCGGAGCAGGCGCCGACCGCGCTGCTGAGGGGGCCGCAGCACGTGCCGGTGGAACCGGAGGACTCGGGGGCATACCGCGGGACCAACGGCGGCGGGTCCGACCAAGCTTACGGCGGGGCGTTCGAAGGGTCCATGGCGCAAGTACGAGCCGCCGCATGAGATCAGGACGCGGTGGCGCTTCGTCCGACTGATGTGTGAGTCGCCGGCGGTACGTTTTTTCGGCGAAGGGCGATGCATTAATTTCCCAACACTCGGAGGGGGTAACATTGGGAGTCCAATTCCTGATCGTGCCAAGAAAGCAAAATATCGAATCGTACAATCTTACAGTGTTTTCTATCATTTATTATGTTTTCTTTAATGGATCGAAAATGAAATGGGAAAGCATTACGTTTTGCTGCATATAATTTGATGGGAAAAGAAATATCCAATCATGATGTTTGTTGGAGTGCCCAAAGGACAAGCATCAGTAATGGCGTACGTACCTCAACCACTACTACTAGTCCTCCTAAACAAACAAGACGAAGCAGCACTTCCCGCCTGCGCACCAATGCAAGCCAAGGAAGAAGACCGCAGGCAAGCGTGCACACACACCACGCGACGAAGGAAGTGACGCTCCTCCCCGACCGACCCCATCGCTTCCCTTCCGAACCACCAAAAACACCACACAGGCGAATCTCcaacctccctccctccctctgccTCGTCTCTTCTTCCCTCAGCTTCCCATAATTAACGATGGCTTAGCAGGACAGCTTGGTCCGCACCATCTCATCAAATCTCTTGATGATGAAGCGAGCGAATCTGCACCTTCTTCCTGTCCTATATATGTCCGGCGACAGTATATGATATCAGACCTAATATTCTCTATTACTCTTATCTTCAATTCATGAGCGACTCAACAACTAACAATATCCTTCCCATAGATTCTTCTCTTTGTCAAGTCGAGCGCATACAACTCGAAATATAATTATGAGCATAGGAATTGGGTCATCAACCCACCTAAATGGGATCTATAAACAAACTCAAGTGTGCATGCCGTTGGACTCAGTCAAGCCAAGGAAACATGCAATATATGTACGTCACAACCACTACGTGGGAAGACAAATTAACAATATCCTTATGCTTCTCTATGAAATATGTCTTGTCGTAACCCATGCGGGTGAAGACATTGACGTCTCAACCATCCTCTACACCTTCCTCTATATCTCCATGGCCttctcccttcccttcccttcaccACCGCTTTCCTCGTTGATGAAGGGAGCAGCAAGCTAGCTGGGTGAGAGTGTGATGTTGGAATGGCTCAATCAGATTTGAACAGGTGTGTTTATAATCTGATTGAGCCGTGCCAATATCACTCTTTACCTAGTGTGTCGGATCTATCATACCATCTCTTTCTTTCAGCGAGGAGATGGTTGAGAGGTAGGTTTTGAGAGGTCTGATCTATTGTGCATCTCTTCTGACTTCCAGGTTTCATATCATGATCTATTAGTAATAATCATATCATCAGGATAGAAAGGAATCCAAGACTAGAATTCTAAGGTTCCTTATTAATCTCTAAGATCGGCAAAATGCATTTCTTTCTTCATATCATCTTGATTTTCTAAATCATACGACTCAAAGACAAACTGATCCAAAGATAAGATTCAATATCAATGTAATCTGAAAAAATTAAGAACTTAAGCCGTGGGTTTTATCTGACTTTTTCGGTCATTAGTAATTGAAATGATTCCTTTGTTCTCATCTAATCACAGGATTTCATATCACCAATGATTTGGAAGAAGCTTAGGTGCAGGAGATATATCATTAAAACATataattagtcaggtcaaacataGCTTTTTCTAAAATTGTCCCATCATTTTCTTCGATTATGTCACTCTTAGATTTATTCTAACTATTTTAAGGGCAGTAAAGACTTCGTTAGATATTTATGAGATTATAGAACGAGATTGATCTTCTAAGTTGAGATATCCTCCACGACATAATTAAGAATGCATGTCTTCCTTCCTTGATTACATATTTAAGTTGGCCAAAATATAACTCTTACTGTTGGAATAATTATACGCCCAGCTTAAACTACTATCAAATGCTTTTCTGCAGATCACGAAGCAAATGTTTCCTTACAAGAAATAATGCAATTCATGGAGCTAAATCTGTTAAATTCCTATAACATGAGCAAGTGGTTTCTCTGCTAAAATGAACATCCTATTACCTGAGAATAGAAACACCGGAAAAGATAGATAGATAAAATTAGCCACTGTTTATGAACCATAAAATAGCTAAAAAAACGAAAAATAAATATGCCCTTTGATGCATATAATCACCTCAACAAAGCGCAGAATGTTACTTATTAAGATACTACATGGTGATGAGGAGTTCGAGTAAAAACAGATTATCTAAAATGGAGCTAAAGATCAAGTTACACATATTAGAGAACGAATCTAAAGCTATATTGATCCTTAACAAGGATGCTAAGTTCAGATATACAAAAGATCATATACTCCAATTTACTACTCTCTAGTCTATAAATATAAAGTTAGATTTAATTATTTTGGACTAGCGGtataaatatatttaagttaATAAATTAGATATTCTATTAAATTAAACGAcaacatattttttttaaaaaatacataaactaaagagaataaaaaaatgatttttcttaatatgaaaaatcaaaacaataaaataaaaacaaaagttTCTCTTCCGTGGACTTAAAAGAGGAATCAaaactaataaaaagaaaaaaggtctagtttttataattaaaaaagaagccatttaaaataaaaataaagaagaaaatactcTAAAACAGAAAAAACGTGCcgccgttgccggggatcgaacccgggtcacccgcgtgacaggcgggaatactcaccactatactacaacgcCTTTGTGTTTTACttgaatatttatatttatataatttaatttcACGAACTAATTAAAACAATCTATTACTTAGATTTTGGTATAAActtgttatatattttatttctcaACTATCCAATACTCAAATTCAtaagattttattattataataattattttatatattttttttaaaatcaaaagataTGCGATGATCATACAAAACTTTCGTCCGAGAGTCTCAATTATTATGATCTTTTTTTAAGTTCAAatacatcacccaattatttaaaGAATAGTATTACAACCTTAAGCATAACATGCACAACTCAATATTACACATAGTAGCTATTAAGCTTcaccaaaaaatattttaaatatcttaaagaaatcCATAGACTAAAGATAACACAAAACATTCTAAATTCCAGCCACATCATCATTGGACTCAAGATCTAGAATAAACCCTTTTTTTTCAAGCCCCTTATTAAAGGCTCGTAAATAATAGTTGTAttacaatttttttaaatttttcttaatataaaaaatcaaaacaatagaaTAAAATAAAAGCTTCTCTTCTGTGGACTTAAAAGAGGAATcataacaaataaataaaaaagaagtctAATTTTAATAATTCAACAGCAAGCCATTTAAACAGCACTCTGGTTAACATAAAAATAAGCTAAAAAATCAATGAAAAAATTTCTATAGTTCAAGAGCAAGCTATTTAAGCAACACTATGTTCAcataaaaataacttaaaatttcaaaaaaaatcaatGAAAAAATTTCTCTAATTCAACAGCGAGCTATTTAAGCAGCACTATGGTCACATAAAATaagcttaaaaattaaaaaaaatcaatgaaaAACTTTCGCTAATTCAACAAAAAAGCATTTAAGCAGCACTATGGTCACATAAAATAagctt
Above is a genomic segment from Musa acuminata AAA Group cultivar baxijiao chromosome BXJ3-4, Cavendish_Baxijiao_AAA, whole genome shotgun sequence containing:
- the LOC103981656 gene encoding B3 domain-containing protein REM16-like; translation: MDEVDVRCLECRKWKQHYYWNHFEATKRRFFKVLIADFSRKLSIPRKFVLHFKDLPEDAKLKGPSGNLWNVKLKRSGDDVAFTGGWSKFAEDHLLERGDFLVFRYIGDSCFKVLVFDKTACEKEHSYFIGEKTAAEVGDACLSRGSKHKSVEPPLEDDQKCSDDESANAAAEHASDRNPIMSAGKECSFRRSLIRQQPRRWSYDVKHEHEKGNVEENMTKMRSSSSSINPTRRPATVEEKQRAPSLARSMKTAHPSFIAELRQSNVSQSYVLVIPHGFAVQNMPGCDQSVLLRLPSGGTWQVNYIVHYKATKFGSGWRQFVVDNELEKDDVCLFEIIRAKNYDFVLEVNIFRAVTPAIVLPTELSTEGKGKTKGRDPIEVVARR
- the LOC135636517 gene encoding protein JINGUBANG-like produces the protein MGEGAGSSLSSSHVATYANVHQSSTDDDFPRQSTSSATAGSGFDSDYTVATSGESSPFISSPWHQSAPYPPYDPASGEADAAALPCTGLIGSLVREEGHIYSLAATGGLLYTGSDSKNIRVWKNQKDFAGFKSSSGLVKAIVVASDRIFTGHQDGRIRAWRVSPKDATVHKRIGTLPRLKDVLRSSLNPSNYVEVRRNRSALWIRHSDAISSLSLNEDQGLLYSGSWDKTFKVWRISDSRCLESVVAHDDAVNSVVAAFGGLVFTGSADGTAKVWRRELHGKGTKHTLVQTLLKQEIAVTTLAVSPTASIVYCGSSDGIVNFWEGEQHQSHGGTLQGHKMSVLCLAAAGNLLLSGSADKSICVWRREGAVHTCLSVLSGHSGPVKCLAIETDDAGEDGGSSVARWIVYSGSLDKSVKVWRVSEQAPTALLRGPQHVPVEPEDSGAYRGTNGGGSDQAYGGAFEGSMAQVRAAA